TCTATCTAAGTAGGAACCAGTACCGGCAAAAGCCTATTCTATTTACTGAACCCGTATCCATTCCCTACCCGTAAAGGAATACCGAAAAAAACATAGTCCATTTTACAAGCCCGTATCCATTCCCTACACGTAGGTGAGGCCAATAATTAAATCTATTCTGCATGACCATTTTCAACCCATGATAAtatgctaaaaccctaattttatatcacTTCGAAAAACTATATATTTTTCTGATGGCTTCTCAACTTAGTCGAAGTATATCGAAAAAGAACTCCTAACAAGTCCTTTGACCATGTATTCCAGAGGTACGACAGTAACTTATTTTTCTTTATCgatttttttgtttaataatttTAATCTATTAGCATATTAATGTGAATTACTTTGTGATTTGAACCCAAAATATTTAACAGATGAGCGTGCTCCAATCCGTAGATTTCCTATTTAACATATCCAATCCAGGTATTCATTTCATGAATCCTCAAATACATAAGAACGAAGAAAGTGATGCCAAAGAATTATTTGTTTGTGATGCTACAGAACTAAAGCCCCATCTTTACAACCCTAAACAACTATACAATTTTGGACTGCCAACAAtagttttcacaaaaaaattctGAGTTTTATCAACTATGAAATTATGCAATTACTAGATCAACAACGCCGCGAATTAGAGCGCACTGAGTATTATCTTATCCAATATTTTCCATTTATGGGTTCTTTAAGTCAAAAACATGATCACATACAATGGGTGCACGATCGGATTCAGGAATTAGACATAGTCCAAGAAAGAGACTTGAACAAATTAAAAAAGGACTTAGAGGAGAAGTACAAAACCAACATTAACAGGATACGGGACGAAGATAGAATTACGCAGCGCAAATTCAAAAAACCAACCAGAAAAGGTTCCTGGCTTATTAATTATCAAACATTTACAAGTTACTTTGTTTTCAGATCCTTACAAGAGGTACGTTTTTCTTACTAAATCTCATTCTGCTTTTAAAAATACCATTTTGTTTAAAACTACTTAACTCAGGTATACTGTTGTATCTAATTTTTTTGATAAATACTGTTGTATCTAAAGTGTAGCGTCCTTGCCTGCCAAATTTGCCACATACAGTAATGCAGACTTGGAAATCAGCAATTCTTCATTGGGAATACAACTACAGAAGGAACTCTTACTTAAAATTTAAGCAGCAAACATATTACAGCGAAGACATACTGAAGCTAAACCCTCTCTATAAATTACCTGAGGTAGGATTTCAAGTCGAATTCCTTGACAGCTAGCAATTTGAAGGTGTGCCTAAGCGAAAACTCGAATTAGACATTGGATCCAGGGTAGAGATAATACAGGCCAAAAAGTCATATTTAGTTATGCCGGATGAACCAGTAGCCAATATCGGTGATGTGCTTACAGTTGTGGAACTGAATGATGTATATATCGGTGCTAAGAAATTACGCCAAGGTGGTGACATTTTTTACATAGAAAGACAAACACCCTACGCATATTGAGAATCATTGCAATTCGTCTTACACAGGAGGCAGTTTCCTATAAAAGTCCATGAACAAGGGGAGAAACAACGGAAAGGAATAAAAAAACGTAAGAGAAGCGCACGTTGCCTAATGGCCAAGATGAGACCCAGTTTTTGATCCATTAAAGATGGGAGCAACAGAAAGACATTGGGTTAGATACTGATGAGGAATTTATTATTAGTAAATGATCAAGATAACTATTTAGTTAGATAATTCCTAACAAGATTGAtagttcttattttattatttagatTTAGATTTCTTAATTTCATATACCAGTTTGTTTAAAGATTCTGAGTTCTTACTATGATGTTTCATTATTTTCATACACAAGTTGCGTTAAGGGGGTAAAAAATAGAAGATCCTACTTGCGAATTCATATACCAGTTGGCCCAAACAAATTAACTGACCCAAAGAAATTCTACTTGCGATAAACTGGCCCCCACGTACTACAACCTAAAACCTAAACCACCTAAACAAGTGCCTCCTCCAATATAGACCAAGCCAAACCCTAAACCACCTAATAACACCAAACATGAAAAACTATTCTAATCATCGTGTCTAGGTTTAGAATAATTTACGGCAATGGAAAAACTGAAATCATCTTACACAAGGATTCCATGGAAAAACAATAGAGACCATAAAGATTCAGATGACGAAAGAGAAATCGCATCTTTTATACTGCAGCAACGTATTGACTACACTTTTACAGCTTCGGCGCAGCAGGATCCTGTTCAGATATATGGATCTGataaaaaagaatggatcaaataTCACTACAACATGACAACATATATGGAGAGATTTAAGAAAACACAACAATACCAACTGGAAAAGTTTAGAGAGTATCAGAAATTACCAAAAAACTGGAATGGGATAACATTTAACCAGTTCATGGCGTTGGAAGACACTGAAGATGTGCAAAATACAACAACAGGAAGTCTGAACTGGGACTCTAAAATGGTCGAAGCTTATTTACTGGATGAAGAATTTCAAGATGAGTATAATAATTGTCATGATCAAAAACAACTAAGAAAATGTCTTCAAAGCATCAAAAGCGTAAACCATTATTGCTTTCCAAACattgttttgaagaaaaaaataatcaaagaaattgaTAGAGAAGTTGTTTCATTCATAGGAGAACAAGTGATCGAGCAAATATATAGAGAATATAGATTAATGTGCCGTTGTCCAAAACATGGATCTGAGGACTGCATAAGAGAATATAAAGAATATATCTATCAGGATGAACAAGAAGTAAAGAGAGAGCAACAACATAAGCTGTTACAACTAAAAGAACATCTAAGACAAAAATACTATGTAAACTTAGATAAAATTTGGTATCAAGAGAGAATTCACGTATGCAAACATAGTCTTACACTCTTTAGAATGGAAGAAAGGAGCTGGGAAGTAGAGCACAACTCAAAGATTTATAAATTCACTTTCGGGTTAAATGATCATGACACAGATGTGTAATGCACCgtgatttcttttttcttatttagATTGTTTAATCAAATAATGGGTTTTTTGTACAAGATAGTAGAAtttgattaatgaaatttgtTTTTATAATTAATAATATAAGTTTTCAAATGTAAATATACATTTCTGAATTGTGAATGTTGGCTATAAAAGACAGAGAAGGTAATGAGCAGTGACTGGGACAACTTAAGAGTTTGCCTATGTCCATTATGAATTTAAGTCCATTTCGGAAAATCCAAGTCCATATCCACAAACCTAAGCATTCATCAGTACATACTAAGAACTATATATACCTCTAATAAACTAAAAGACTGGAACCCTAATCTCATATTACAAAGGTAAGAGAACaacttctttgtttttttttttttcttatagccGTGAGTAACATCTAAATTATTTTATGCAGAAATAAGCATAAAAATGGCTGGACAACAAGAATATGCGAGCATAAACATAGTCGATGGAGCTTCTTTTCCGTATGCTACAGATTTTCTTAACACTTTGGAGTTCTAGAATGTCCCGCAACATCTTATTAGACTCGAAACaggcatgataataattattattcgAAGATTGTCCAACAAAGTGCCCAACATAAGCACAATTCTGGTGACTCGATTGTCTTCGAAAGTCATTGAAGCTAGGATACTAACCGGAGAAGATGATGGTGAAAGTATTTTCATACCGAGGATTGTATTCAAGATATACTATCATGTAATGGGTTTTACGAATATTATTTATCGAAAGCAGTTTCCAATACTTTAAGCCTAATAGGGTAGAAAAAATGTTTTTGATTAGAGATTCATTAGTTATTATCAAATAAATTTGATCATCGTTCAATTCCATTTTTACATTGTTCATGTAATCTTGAAATTTGACAATATTCTGTGTCTGAAAGTACTAAATTTTCTTATACATATCTTCTATTGACAATCTAATTAAAACACCACATCTAATTATTAGGGTTCATCAGGggagaaaacaaaataaattttatatatcagGGGAGAAAAAAAATACGATAATACACACAACATAAACCCTGATAATACACCCAACATATTAACATCAAATATAGAAgttttgtcaaaaaaaataaaaatatgataagtacatattttattaatcaaaatatATTTGTGATAATCTAAATATGCTTATTCTTTGGTCTTTTATGGTTATCCAATTTTGGTAAAAAAATTGTCGTACTTAGAAAATCACTAAGATTTGTATGAAGAAACTAAAATGTTAGGGTTTGGTTGTCACAAAACTTGGAATACACGTTAGGGTTAGCTTGACTTGTATAgctttaaaagactatataaatatGAAATATAGGCTCAGGAATCATATGCAAAAGTTCTTTCTCATATGTGCAGCATACGGTGAGTGGTTATCTTCCATTGAATTTTAATAACATATAATAACGTCTCACATGATATGTATTTAATCTTTCTTGCTGTTTTTTTGGCCACGGGTATGGCAGAAAACCTATTTGTCAGAGATGTTTTACAAACCATTAATGGAGAAACCCAAGCAGTGATTACTAATCTAACAAAGttccattatttttttttctcaactaAAAATGAGTTTCTCAATGCAGTAATCGCAGCTTCATATTCAGATTTGCTAAGAAATAAGTTCAGCAAAAAGTACGTCGCCCATACAACTATTATGGTTGTTCAGGATGATCATATGGATGAAATAAATAGACACACGACATCCCTTTTTCCAGGAGAAGAACGTCAGTATCTAAGTAAGGATTATATATCTTTTGCTACTGAGAATTACAACGAAGCAAAGCAGCTGTATCCTACCGAATTTCTGAACAAGGTGGAAATTGCATACATGCCAAAACATGAGCTGCGACTGAAAATTGGATTACCAATTACTCTTTTGAGATGCCTGGACGAGAAAAAAGGTATCATTACTGGCACAAGATTAATTATAACGCAATTGCTAGAACATGAAATTGTTGCTGAAGTGCTAACAGGACCTGCAGTCGGGAAGAAAGTAGTTATAGGTAAGCATGTGATGAAATCAACAAATGCAATACCACTCACTAGATGTCAGTTTCCAGTAAAAATAGCAATTGTAATGCACATGGACAGAAGCAGAGGACAAAGCTTACACAATGCTGGATTCTACTTCAAGTCAGGATCGTTTGATGAAGATAACAATCTTGCATACATTGGCATTTCAAATACAGGTAAGGGAGCATCAAAAACAAAGATTACCATCATCAAGAAGAATGACTTACTAGATGGTTATACCAAGACTACTGTGCATCAACACATTCCTGACAATTCCAGCTCTATTGACCGTATGATCCTCCAAATCTAATGACTCACCAGATGGTTATATGGAGTGTCTATGGGGTACTTATCTCAGTTATTCTTAGAAAAAGAttggtttattttttgtttactTAGCTATTTAGGTATTTCCTCATTGGTTTTGTTTGTCTCTTATTTCAACAATTTCTAATAAGAAATTTGATctctttaaatttttttaaaaatatccAAATACATAGATACAATCTGGAATCCATCTTTTCAAATAAAAACAAGGTATTAAATCAATCAACACATACAAGCAGTGCAAATGTATAGATATTTCAGTTAAGGACTTCCTCTACTTCAATCACAAACTGccaaaagataaaatgaacatCAGCTTTGTAACTTCTAAGTAAGAACAGTTCATCACCAAAGAATCTTCTTATTACCACCATGGTTACAATCAAGAatatttttcagaaaaaaaaaatggagaaacaCAGATAAGTTCAGCACCACACGGATGAACCAGCTGCTCTTAAAAGAAAAAACttataaaaaaaatggagaaacACAGATAACTTACAGCGCCACACAGATGAACCAGCTGCTCTTAAAAGAAGATCAACTTAAGTTGATTTTGGTAAAACACAAAGTAAGACTGATGAGCTAACTGATGAACACTCCCAATTTTACTTTGTCCTTACCAAAATAAACTTAAGCTCGATTCCTCACCAATAAAGAACATAAAAACAAAAGCCAAAACTCTTTTGGTAAAACTAATGAGCTAACTGTTCTTATATATGCATGAGCCTTAAATGGAGAGTTAATTTTGCAGGTAATTCCATACGTTTCATTCGTATATTAATAGTGTAAGGCTATAAATTTGCATTAATGAGTTTCATTTTGCAGGTAATTCGTATACGTTTCATTTTTCATTGAAAAGAAAGCTGAAGCTATAATAGTATACTATTACCCTAAGGTTAACAATAACAACCTACAACTAGCAGTTGTCACTATTAATTGAAACAATTACCATTAAATTTCCATTAATGAGCAAAAACCTACAACTAGCAGTTGACACATAGAACATTGCCTCTTCTCAAGAACAAACATATGGACATGCCACAATggataaatcaaaaaaaaaaaaccttttaccATTAAATATCCAATTAATTTAAACAATTACCATTAAATTTCCATTAATGAGCAACAACCTACAACTAGCAGTTGACGCATTGAACATTGCCTCTTCTCAAGAACAAACATGTGGACATGCCACAATggataaataaaaaacaaaaggtGCCTTTAACAGATTATCATCTAGCTAAATTTTCTCTCAAGAAATCTATCTAAATTagttaaataaatctaaaaaaatcaaaatatgctTATACTATATTTAACAAATGTTTTAAACATAATTATCCAATCTAAAAAAATCTAAATCCAGATCTAAAAGATTTTTCCGTggttaaaaagaaaaaacctaaattaaCACGGAAAAACTAAAAGTTATATAAACTGGAAAATATAAGATTAAAAAAACACGAAATAAAAATTCTGTGAAAAGAAAGAGAGATGTCAAAGCTAATCAATCTTGGAAAAAAGAACATACTTGAAGCCTCTAGGCTTCTGGAGAAGAAAAAACTCGAAAACAAAAAATACGTGAGTTCATcaaatatttattgcatatctataAGTACATATGTGTTCATcaaatatttattgcatatctataAGTACATATGTCATACACTGATgttttttgttatttgttttcTAAACAACGTTACACAATGAATTGCAAAGCTACGATCAGGGGCATCAAGAAATCATCAGAGTGGTACTATTCGGCTTGCCAGAAATGCAAAGGCAGGCATGCAATAGTGGACAACACACAATGGCGCTACTCCTGCAATGAGGAGGTCAAGACCCCAGAGATAAGGTTAATAAATATTAAAGAACAAAGAACTGATTAATACAATATAGGTTAGAGAAAACTGAAATAATCTTTGTATGATCACCTGCAGGTTATTATTAAAGCTTAGGGTGAAAGATGAAAATGATGCATCAATATTTGTTGTGCATGGAGAAACAGCTGAACAGCTAACTGCTATCCAGCTAAATGAGATCAAAGCATGCATagatgaaaaaaataaagaaaaacaacgcAACTTAAGACGCGCTATAGCTGAGAAGATTAGAGGATACCAATGTATCTTTAATCTTGAGGTGACTAAGCTAACATGGGGTGCTAAATGTTTCGGGTGGAAAAAATTGTCAAGGTGAATACTCCAAACCCTACATCTTTAATCTTATCTGATACCGATAGTGACTTGGATGAAAGCTCTACCGACTCGGATGTAATTTCTCCGGAGACACCTTCCAAGAAAAAATGTCGCAGGAAGCTAATCATGATTTCTGACGGTGAATTAGAAGAAACCAAACATCCCGAAGTGATGATCATATCAGACGACAGTGAATCAGAAGAAACCAAACATCCCGAGGTGGTGATCATATCAGACGACgaaaattaggattttttttatcaTTCTTAGTATTTTcattagtattttctttgaaggaccttgatttttttctttgtttagcATTCTGAGTTATGCTACATTATTATTTAGTATGTTCTTTAAATAAGTTTAATTAGGTTCATTAATTTTTGACTACATTCAAAGTATAAGCATGCAAACCCTAATATCACAATACACAATCCATACAGAATATTATTCTCTACTTGAATTCAAGATACATCCGAAGTTGAAATAATAATTACATCAAATCAAAGGACTTGAAATGACGTAAAACAAGTATCAATTCATTTCTTGCAATCAACGCACTTGGCAATAAGTTTACAGATTCAGTTCAGCACTTCCTTGGCAAACCAAGGAAGAAAGAACTGCCAAACCAAGCACAATTACGTATAGATTATTATGGTGACTTGGCACAGACATATGATGCATTATTCATGGCTCGAATTCTCATCCATGATGGTCATGCATGATGAAGCTTCGTTTGGATTTGGCATTAGCAAGATTCGGCCAAAAGACAAATCTAACTGATCATATACGTATCTAACTATTTTAGTTACATTCATCTTAAGCAATTaagaatatattttgtttaaCAAAAATAGATGTACAAATCTAACTGATCATATACGTATCTAACTATTTTAGTTACATTCATCCTAAGCAATTAATAATAGATTTTGTTTAACAAAAATAGATGTACAAATCTAACCGATCATATACGAATCTAACTATTTTAGTTACATTCATCCTAAGCAATTAATAATAGATTttgtttaacaaaaataaatGTACAAATCTAACTGATCATATACGAATCAAACTTTctaccaaaataaataaatatacgaATCTAACTATTTTAGTTATATTCATCCTAAGCAAATCAAAGAAAAACGTATTATATACAAATACGTATTACAGATTTTCGTGGTAAAGATAGATTTACCGAACTtagttaaaataaaaatctacctaTTTTAGTTGGATTAATCAccaagaaaccctaattcaattcaCGTATATATACATCAACACACAAAAACATACATGACATCTAAAACTTCCTAGAAGTTGATACAACAACGATGGGTCGTAACAAGAGATTGGGTGGTTCAAAGAGAAAAACCAAAGGTGTGA
This is a stretch of genomic DNA from Papaver somniferum cultivar HN1 chromosome 1, ASM357369v1, whole genome shotgun sequence. It encodes these proteins:
- the LOC113347124 gene encoding uncharacterized protein LOC113347124, translating into MAENLFVRDVLQTINGETQAVITNLTKFHYFFFSTKNEFLNAVIAASYSDLLRNKFSKKYVAHTTIMVVQDDHMDEINRHTTSLFPGEERQYLSKDYISFATENYNEAKQLYPTEFLNKVEIAYMPKHELRLKIGLPITLLRCLDEKKGIITGTRLIITQLLEHEIVAEVLTGPAVGKKVVIGKHVMKSTNAIPLTRCQFPVKIAIVMHMDRSRGQSLHNAGFYFKSGSFDEDNNLAYIGISNTGKGASKTKITIIKKNDLLDGYTKTTVHQHIPDNSSSIDRMILQI
- the LOC113347132 gene encoding uncharacterized protein LOC113347132, producing MNCKATIRGIKKSSEWYYSACQKCKGRHAIVDNTQWRYSCNEEVKTPEIRLLLKLRVKDENDASIFVVHGETAEQLTAIQLNEIKACIDEKNKEKQRNLRRAIAEKIRGYQCIFNLEVNTPNPTSLILSDTDSDLDESSTDSDVISPETPSKKKCRRKLIMISDGELEETKHPEVMIISDDSESEETKHPEVVIISDDEN